One bacterium DNA segment encodes these proteins:
- a CDS encoding nucleotidyltransferase domain-containing protein: MKDKKIQELKRYFEGKKEVVLAFLFGSQGKNISRSISDWDISVYFKPKEYLELETEEDYPDEKEIWADLVNISDNSEISVFA; encoded by the coding sequence ATGAAGGATAAAAAGATTCAGGAATTAAAAAGATATTTTGAAGGGAAAAAAGAAGTAGTTTTAGCCTTTTTATTTGGCTCGCAGGGAAAAAATATCTCAAGGAGTATCTCTGATTGGGATATATCTGTATATTTTAAACCTAAGGAATATCTGGAGTTAGAAACTGAGGAAGATTATCCTGATGAAAAAGAAATTTGGGCTGATCTGGTAAATATCTCTGATAATTCTGAAATCAGCGTATTTGCCTAA